A portion of the Sabethes cyaneus chromosome 3, idSabCyanKW18_F2, whole genome shotgun sequence genome contains these proteins:
- the LOC128741948 gene encoding E3 UFM1-protein ligase 1 homolog — translation MTSDWDEIKRLAADLQKAQLSTSMQRLSERNCVEVISLLISKGLLEVIFTTDGKEYLTHAHLKQEIKDEMFIQGGRVNLVDLAKTLSVDFDKVQRMAEQVIAEDRSIKFILGQLFDEVYLQRVSLEINEKLSQTGEIDVADLTTQYDLPADFILNSIMLKYLNKTIMGKQDSSNANIFFTQSFISRNKAKIRGALAAITKPTPVSAILAQSGIPDKLFYLLINEATALGTVTSKSPAALYIPHLFTKMQVEWVQNFYRQNGYLEYDSVARLGVTDVKSFIVNQLPNEKITYLKKCCIGDKLIEQVTALFDECIATNSYLDISTILPSIMSEDDIEQLLTKVISPTKLKQTLTFGSTILTNKFIDDIVKPCFVIANENAMKSVDSGSYQKYMAEKTMKHHDTDKEPVAGESKGDKRDERRKKAAGGKGGGGTQGRETKTKSTKKHTRGNRGNVSDSDDEVSGGNVSKKAGKETTIELITTKDIAKVLESGLEPEGLEDLSKQLAQHYYPQFSKFALAKAHELYEMSLHQSNQNRRQTHANLQDKLNNLYNDIRLYDKGIKILPSDVQQQLVKYLLKTFGTEFCNEIFFYVAAECNLNSNGTTLTAEQRTKIVQDCSQEYKAALLALNKATTSSASIDDYLVVAENSLQVCSMILKKIDKKKDRNLILCHKHGLLEQLSNCTDPALVLHLAVLVIFTISTQNMLHASGRHVSAILSFLQPSLSPEHAQTLTTYHDAVLQLLSAESGTGDSKPAVDSISKQLEALTPVVKEIATNFKKLGVTSAE, via the exons ATGACTTCCGATTGGGATGAAATCAAGCGGTTAGCCGCTGATTTGCAGAAAGCTCAGCTTTCTACATCTATGCAAAG GTTATCGGAGAGAAATTGTGTGGAGGTCATTAGTTTGCTGATTTCTAAAGGTCTGTTGGAGGTAATTTTTACCACTGATGGAAAGGAATATCTTACTCATGCCCATCTCAAGCAAGAGATCAAAGATGAAATGTTCATCCAAGGGGGCCGAGTCAATCTggtggatttagctaaaacgcTGAGCGTTGATTTTGATAAGGTCCAACGAATGGCGGAACAGGTTATTGCGGAAGATAGGTCGATAAAGTTCATCCTCGGACAATTGTTCGACGAGGTTTACTTGCAGCGCGTTTCTTTGGAGATTAATGAAAAACTGTCCCAAACCGGAGAGATTGATGTAGCCGATCTAACTACTCAATATGATTTACCAGCTGATTTTATTCTGAACTCCATAATGTTGAAGTATCTCAACAAAACTATTATGGGAAAGCAGGATTCTTCTAATGCGAATATCTTTTTCACACAGTCATTCATATCCCGAAATAAGGCGAAGATTCGTGGCGCCTTAGCGGCAATTACTAAACCTACCCCGGTTTCTGCTATTCTAGCTCAAAGCGGGATTCCTgataaactgttttatttgttgaTTAACGAAGCGACAGCTTTAGGTACTGTAACCTCAAAGTCTCCAGCAGCTCTGTACATTCCTCATCTCTTTACTAAGATGCAGGTGGAATGGGTTCAAAATTTCTACCGGCAGAATGGATATTTGGAATACGACTCAGTAGCTAGGTTGGGAGTTACCGATGTCAAAAGCTTCATCGTTAATCAATTGCCGAATGagaaaattacttatttgaAGAAATGTTGCATTGGAGATAAGTTGATTGAACAAGTAACCGCTTTGTTCGATGAGTGTATTGCTACTAACAGTTATTTGGATATATCCACCATTCTACCGTCGATTATGAGTGAGGACGATATTGAGCAATTGCTAACGAAAGTAATATCGCCAACTAAACTGAAACAAACGCTCACATTTGGCAGCACAATTTTAACAAACAAATTTATTGACGACATTGTGAAACCTTGCTTCGTTATAGCCAATGAAAATGCAATGAAATCTGTCGACAGTGGAAGTTATCAGAAGTACATGGCAGAAAAAACGATGAAACATCATGATACCGATAAGGAGCCGGTTGCCGGTGAGAGTAAAGGCGACAAGCGAGATGAACGCCGCAAAAAAGCTGCTGGTGGAAAGGGTGGTGGAGGCACCCAGGGACGTGAGACGAAAACGAAATCAACGAAAAAGCACACCCGTGGCAATAGAGGAAACGTTTCGGACTCGGATGACGAAGTATCGGGAGGAAATGTTTCGAAAAAGGCCGGAAAGGAAActacaattgaattgattacAACGAAAGATATTGCAAAGGTGCTTGAGAGTGGGTTGGAACCCGAAGGACTCGAAGATTTATCCAAACAGTTGGCACAACACTATTATCC TCAATTCAGTAAATTTGCCCTGGCCAAAGCCCATGAACTGTATGAAATGTCGCTTCACCAGAGTAACCAAAACCGTCGGCAAACGCATGCAAACTTGCAGGATAAACTGAACAATTTGTACAACGACATTCGTCTCTACGATAAAGGAATCAAGATCCTACCGAGCGATGTGCAGCAGCAGTTGGTCAAGTATTTGCTCAAAACGTTTGGCACAGAGTTTTGCAACGAAATATTCTTTTATGTGGCCGCCGAATGCAATCTGAACAGTAACGGAACGACATTAACGGCGGAACAGCGTACGAAAATTGTCCAAGATTGCAGTCAAGAGTATAAAGCTGCCCTGCTTGCGTTGAACAAAGCGACAACTAGTAGTGCTTCCATTGATGATTATCTTGTGGTGGCAGAAAACTCTCTTCAAGTTTGCAGTatgatactgaaaaaaatagacAAGAAAAAAGATCG AAATTTAATTCTTTGTCACAAGCATGGTTTGCTAGAGCAACTGTCGAACTGTACGGATCCGGCCTTGGTATTACATCTGGCTGTGCTGGTAATTTTCACCATTTCCACACAAAATATGCTGCATGCATCCGGTCGACACGTGTCGGCTATTTTAAGCTTTTTGCAGCCGTCACTTAGCCCGGAACATGCTCAAACACTGACAACCTACCATG ACGCAGTGCTACAATTGCTTAGTGCCGAAAGTGGCACAGGAGACAGTAAACCCGCTGTAGATTCTATTTCGAAGCAGTTGGAGGCGTTGACACCGGTAGTTAAGGAAATAGCaacaaatttcaaaaagttgggCGTTACAAGTGCGGAGTGA